One Terriglobales bacterium genomic region harbors:
- a CDS encoding protein kinase codes for MALAAGTRFGAYEILSPLGAGGMGEVYRARDSRLGREVALKVLPDHLARDRERLQRFEQEARSASALNHPNIVTIYELGQVDSICFIAMELVEGDTLRRLLAAGPVPLRKVIQIAAQVADGLAKAHEAGILHRDLKPENLMVSRDGLVKILDFGLAKLTAPLGADPSSTSTLGGPQTGTGVLVGTVGYMSPEQASGRPLDFRSDQFALGLVLYETAAGRPAFRRGSAAETLAAVLRDDPEPVSAVNRQAPAPLCWVIERCLAKEPGERYASTRDLARDLAALRDRFSEAPAQPSAIRPSNLPAQRTAFVGREKEVAALTDLLQRPDVQLVTLTGPGGIGKTRLALQVARELTGPFPGGTYFIPLAPVNDAALVPTVIAQTLGLRESPGQPPLEVLKDYLQNSLRAPMLLLFDNFEHMAAAVPAIADLLTAGSNLKLLVTSRAPLHVYGEREFPVPALGVPDPKAPPPLEALLQYPAVNLFQQRARAVKPDFEVTKDNAAAVATICAQLDGLPLAIELAAARIKLLSPSAMQARLESRLQLLTGGARDLPARQQTLRGAMDWSYGLLNASEQKLFRRLSVFVGGCTLEAVEAVCDTKQDLGLDVFDGMASMVDKSLAQQLEQGDGEPRYVMLETIRDYGLEHLTASSEEAATRRAHAAYCLVLAEEGNAGGTDAADAKWPERFEVEHDNLRAALEWLTESGDAQWGMRLGTALFRFWETREHLTEGRDRLVRLLKLPGAAAQSRERARTLFAAGVLTGDQGDYASAQELLEESLAIARELKDNSGIAVSLNALAVFSRDRGEVAAAGALFEESLALCRESGDGMAAARALSNLASVVRLQGDHVRARSLYEECRASFAELGDRTGMAWSLDYQGDVAREQGEGEAARSLYEKSLAVFRELGDSWGIAGTLADLGNLARERNDHSGARTFYGESLRLFQELESKRGIARLLECFACSAAAQARAERSLRLAGAAAALRQSVGAPLPPAERARLDENLEAARQAVSNTEGAAAWMEGWAMPAEKAIAYALSPD; via the coding sequence ATGGCGCTCGCCGCAGGCACACGATTCGGAGCCTACGAAATCCTTTCCCCGCTGGGAGCCGGCGGGATGGGGGAAGTGTACCGGGCGCGGGACAGCCGCCTGGGGCGCGAGGTGGCGCTCAAGGTCCTGCCCGACCATTTGGCCCGCGACCGGGAACGCCTGCAGCGCTTCGAGCAGGAAGCGCGTTCGGCGTCGGCACTCAACCATCCCAACATCGTCACCATCTACGAACTGGGGCAGGTGGACTCCATCTGCTTCATCGCCATGGAGCTGGTGGAGGGAGACACTCTGCGCCGGCTGCTCGCAGCCGGCCCGGTCCCGCTGCGCAAGGTGATTCAGATCGCGGCTCAGGTGGCCGATGGTCTGGCCAAGGCGCACGAAGCCGGCATCCTGCACCGCGACCTGAAGCCCGAGAACCTCATGGTCTCGCGCGACGGGCTGGTGAAGATCCTGGATTTCGGTCTAGCCAAGCTGACTGCACCCCTGGGCGCTGACCCTTCGAGCACTTCCACCTTGGGCGGCCCGCAAACCGGCACCGGCGTTCTGGTGGGCACCGTCGGTTATATGTCTCCGGAACAAGCCAGCGGCCGGCCGCTGGACTTCCGCTCCGACCAGTTCGCCCTGGGGTTGGTGCTCTATGAGACGGCTGCGGGAAGGCCTGCCTTTCGCCGGGGCTCTGCCGCGGAGACGCTGGCCGCCGTTCTGCGGGATGATCCAGAGCCGGTTTCAGCCGTCAACCGCCAGGCTCCAGCGCCGCTCTGCTGGGTGATCGAACGCTGCCTGGCCAAGGAACCGGGAGAGCGCTACGCCTCCACCCGGGATCTGGCACGCGACCTGGCGGCGCTGCGCGACCGCTTCTCGGAGGCCCCGGCCCAGCCGTCGGCGATTCGTCCCAGCAATCTGCCCGCGCAGCGCACCGCCTTCGTGGGCCGCGAGAAAGAAGTGGCAGCGCTCACCGATCTGTTGCAGCGGCCGGACGTGCAACTGGTCACGCTCACCGGGCCAGGAGGCATCGGCAAGACCCGCCTGGCGCTGCAGGTGGCGCGCGAGCTGACCGGCCCCTTCCCCGGCGGAACGTACTTTATCCCGCTGGCCCCGGTGAACGATGCCGCACTGGTACCCACGGTGATCGCACAGACGCTGGGTTTGCGCGAGTCTCCTGGCCAGCCCCCGCTCGAGGTCCTCAAGGATTACCTGCAGAACTCCTTGCGCGCGCCCATGCTGCTGTTGTTTGACAACTTCGAGCACATGGCGGCCGCGGTGCCCGCGATAGCCGATCTGCTGACCGCCGGCTCCAACCTCAAGCTGCTTGTAACCAGCCGCGCGCCGCTGCACGTTTACGGGGAACGCGAGTTCCCGGTGCCGGCGCTGGGCGTGCCCGATCCTAAGGCGCCGCCGCCGCTGGAGGCGCTGTTGCAGTATCCAGCGGTGAACCTGTTCCAGCAGCGGGCCCGCGCCGTGAAGCCCGACTTTGAAGTCACGAAAGACAACGCGGCAGCCGTGGCGACCATCTGCGCGCAACTCGACGGGTTGCCGCTGGCCATCGAGCTGGCCGCGGCCCGCATCAAGCTGCTTTCCCCATCCGCCATGCAGGCGCGGCTGGAGAGCCGCCTGCAACTGCTGACCGGCGGCGCCCGCGACCTGCCCGCGCGCCAGCAGACGCTGCGCGGAGCCATGGACTGGAGCTATGGCCTGCTGAATGCCTCCGAACAGAAGCTCTTCCGCCGGCTTTCGGTGTTCGTGGGCGGGTGCACCCTGGAGGCCGTGGAAGCGGTCTGCGACACCAAGCAGGATCTGGGCCTGGACGTCTTCGACGGCATGGCCTCCATGGTGGACAAGAGCCTGGCCCAGCAGTTGGAGCAGGGAGACGGGGAGCCGCGCTACGTGATGCTGGAGACCATCCGCGATTACGGACTGGAACACCTGACTGCCAGCAGCGAAGAGGCGGCGACCCGGCGCGCTCATGCGGCCTACTGTCTGGTGCTGGCGGAGGAAGGAAACGCCGGAGGCACGGATGCGGCGGACGCGAAATGGCCGGAGCGCTTCGAAGTGGAGCACGACAATCTTCGCGCCGCCCTGGAGTGGCTGACGGAGAGCGGGGACGCCCAGTGGGGCATGCGCCTGGGCACCGCCCTGTTTCGCTTCTGGGAAACGCGGGAGCACCTCACCGAAGGGCGCGACCGGCTGGTCCGGCTGCTGAAGCTCCCGGGTGCGGCGGCCCAGAGCCGGGAGCGCGCCCGGACGCTGTTCGCCGCCGGCGTCCTGACCGGCGATCAGGGCGACTACGCATCCGCTCAGGAGCTGCTGGAGGAGAGCCTTGCAATCGCGCGGGAGCTGAAGGACAACTCCGGGATCGCGGTGTCGCTGAACGCGCTGGCGGTCTTTTCCCGCGACCGGGGCGAGGTGGCGGCGGCGGGAGCGCTCTTCGAGGAAAGCCTGGCGCTGTGCCGCGAGTCGGGCGACGGGATGGCCGCGGCCCGCGCGCTCAGCAACCTGGCCAGCGTGGTCCGCTTGCAGGGCGATCATGTGCGGGCGCGTTCCCTGTACGAGGAGTGCAGGGCGAGTTTCGCCGAGCTGGGGGACCGCACGGGCATGGCGTGGTCGCTCGATTACCAGGGCGATGTGGCTCGCGAGCAAGGGGAAGGGGAAGCGGCGCGCTCTCTCTATGAGAAAAGCCTGGCCGTCTTCCGCGAACTGGGAGACTCGTGGGGCATCGCCGGCACGCTGGCCGATCTGGGGAACCTGGCGCGCGAACGGAACGACCACTCCGGGGCGCGCACTTTCTACGGCGAGAGCCTGCGCCTGTTTCAGGAACTAGAGTCCAAACGGGGGATCGCGCGCCTGCTGGAGTGCTTCGCGTGCTCAGCGGCGGCCCAGGCCCGGGCGGAGCGGTCGCTGCGTCTGGCGGGAGCGGCAGCCGCCCTGCGCCAATCCGTGGGTGCACCGCTGCCTCCCGCCGAACGCGCCCGGCTGGACGAGAATCTGGAAGCAGCGCGGCAGGCGGTGAGCAACACGGAGGGCGCGGCGGCCTGGATGGAAGGGTGGGCGATGCCGGCGGAGAAGGCTATTGCCTACGCCCTGTCGCCCGACTAG
- a CDS encoding DUF4242 domain-containing protein — protein MPKFVIERDVPGAGNLSDAELQKISQTSVSVLKALGPEIQWLQSYVTGDKVYCVYLAPDEATIREHAKRAGLPANRISAVRRLIDPTTAE, from the coding sequence ATGCCCAAGTTCGTAATCGAGCGCGACGTACCCGGAGCGGGAAATTTGTCGGATGCCGAGTTGCAGAAGATTTCTCAGACGTCGGTGAGCGTTCTCAAGGCCCTCGGCCCCGAGATCCAGTGGCTGCAAAGCTACGTCACCGGCGACAAGGTCTACTGCGTATACCTGGCGCCCGACGAGGCCACCATTCGCGAGCATGCCAAGCGGGCCGGACTGCCCGCGAACCGCATTTCGGCGGTGCGCCGGCTGATCGATCCCACCACTGCCGAGTAG